ATGAAACTATTGACCGTATATCCTGCAACAGTGAACTTAGAAGCATCAACGGTGTTGTCGTCAATTTCCTCGTCCAATTTAACCAAGATAAGATCCACTTTACCGTCAGAATTGCGGTCTAAGGTCCAAGACGCAACCACTTTCGGTGCATCCGGATCATTGATCGAGATGTCAACGCCATTGGTGATGTTGCCTTTGCGGTCGTTGCTGGAAGCAGCAGTTCCCCAGATGGGGTTTCCACCCTGACCAGCACCGGTTATTTGCATGGCTGTTACTACAGCAACACCAGAAGCCTTCGCTACCGTCGGGGTTGCGCCATAGCGGTCCGTTGGGAGGTTCGGGATATTCAGGGTGTTAGCAATCGTAACCGTCGCACTGCGTCCGGAGACGGCGGTTGTACCAGCCATATCGGAAACATAGTTGTTATTGACCGTAATGTTTGCACGTACAATACCCAATACATCACCCAATACGTCGTACTTGATCAGGTTGTTATTGGTCGCATTTTCAATCGTAAAGGAGGTTGAACCAGCAGTAAAGGTAATTGCGCCACCACCGTAAGCAGAAGCATGGGTTGGAGTCGGGGTTCCTGGAGGTGTACCATCGTTGGTATAGGTAAAGTTTCCTTCGGCAGCACCAACTTCTTTTACGGTTTCAGAGAACGTTACACGAATGCGCTTGAAGCCCACTTGACCAACAGCGCGAACAAGTACAGGCTCTGCATCATCAAAGAGGCGATCCAGAACAGCCGGAGTACCACTCTTGTGGTTCAACGTATTGTTCATAGCATCACTTACAGAGACCATTGCGTTTCCAGCAAAGTCTTTGATGTTGGTTCCTGTCAAGGCAACCGACAATTCAACCGGAGCAGGGGTACCCGTTCCGTAAACTTTGAGGGAAACGGTACCATTTTGGAGTGCTGTTTTCAACGCAGCATCAACCGGAACCGTAGCAAAGATAGAACCACCACGGCCATTAACGGCTGCAACACCTGTTACGGCAGAAGTGATGTCCTTGTTGTTGGCAGCGTTTGCAGCATCTTCCAACATCAGCTTCGTGAAAGAAGTAGCCAAGTTAGAGAATGTACCCTCGATTGTCATCGGAGCGCTACCATCATACTTAACACGTACCTGACCACCACGTTGTGGTAAGTCTGGAGAATCAACCATCGTCAAGAGCAGGTCAAGGTTGATGGAGGATCCAGAGTTAATGGCAGGGATTGCGCCTGTATCATAGTTACTGCCTTCAGCAAAAGATACAAACACCACGTTGTCGTTGTCGTTCGCATCTTTTGGATGGTCAACGTTTACAGAAACGGTTCCGTATCCATCCACCGAGAATGCAGGGGTAACAGTGCCTTGTGCACCTACTGTTGCGCCATCTACTGGCTCGGAGAAGATAATGTAGTAGCCATCTAATTTACCGTTGGCATTTTGATCTACTGTACCTGCATACATAGCAACCGGAGCCGCTTTGTCCGTTGCATTACGGAGCCACAATTCACGACCAGGAGCAGGGAAACCATCTGGAACCGCTTGGTTAGTTTGTACTGGATCGCGGTCGCCAATGTCTTCAGAGTTTCCATCAGCCAAGTAGCGGCTTTGTGGCATGTAGTCGGTATGATAGGTAGCAGCTTCGCCCGTTGCATCGGCCTTGGTGTAACCCAAGTTGGTTCCAGCAACATCGGTTAATACAGACTTATCAAAACCTGTCAAGAATACGCGAATGGTACGGTCGTCTGGACGCGCTTGTGTGTAGGCGTGATCAATCGCAATGGGGTTGGTTCCGTCATTGGTGCGTACCAAGAAGTTGTTTTGGCTCCATTTAGCGTTGCCTTTTGTGGCTTCATCGGTACGTGCCGCTGCCGCACTGGCTTTGGCATTCAGGTAGAGACCCAAGTTATTGCCTAATTTTTCGGAGTAGAGGAATTCCAAAGCATCAATGTAACCATCTTTGTTGGTATCCAAAGCACAGATATCAACAATGGCAGGCGGTGCATCATCATCACCAGGGAACGTTACACTAGAAGCAGTAGAAGAAGCTTCGGTGTTGCCTCCCTTTGCCAATTCAAGGCTTACCGCATCCACAATCCGCTTAGAAGCGGTTGCCTGATTGGTGTAGGTAAAACTTGGTGTTGAATCGGTATCTGGAGTTGATTTTTCCGTCAGGTTCAAAACACTTTTGGTGTAACGGTTTGCCAAGTTAGCATGAGGGCCAGACTCTAAGGTGCTTGCACCAAAAGAAGCAACCGTATAAGCGCCATAGAATGCATCCGAGATGGAAGTGGCGGCTTTAAAGTCGGCCAGTGCCGGAAGGGTTACGACTTCCGAATAGGTAACGGTATAGGTATCAATTTTACCATTGCCTTGCATATTTGGCGAACCTGCGATATGGGTAACCCCTGCGGTACCACCTGCAACATTGGTGTCATTCGTTTCTGCAGACGTTACAAACGGTGCCACACAGTCTGCTACGGCAAAGTTAGTTGCAGTAGAGAGCGGAGCACGGAAGTTATTGAGCAGACGTAAGCCACCTTGATCGGTAATATTACCAGCGGTATAAACCATCGTGAGGGCTTCCCCTGTCCAAGCTTGTGGATAGGCCTCGTTGATGTTGAGGGTAATAACCCCTACACCAGCGTCATTGGCAATTCCACCACCAGTCACGCTGTGAGCAGGTGCTGGTGCAGCCGTCATATCAGCGAAAGCACTGCCTGCAAAACCTGTCGTGGCAATTGGGCCATTCAGTTTGATTTTTACTTGGTCAATCCGACCATCAGCATCGGCATCACCTGTACAAGCGGACGCAAACGATACAAAGACCCCATCTTGCTCTTCAAGGGTAAAGGTTTCGATCTGGCCTACTTTGGTTCCACCGCCGATCATCGCCAATTGGCCCGTGTTGGCATTGTACGTTACTTGTGGTTTGGCATCGCCGTCGAACGAAGCTTTTTCGGTAACCGACAAGAAAACGTCTTGATAGCCAGCACCTGCAATAGAAAGACCAGTTACACCGGCAGAACGCAGGGCATCAGCATAGGGCATCGTTGCAACATCACCTTCAAAGTCGCCAAATGTGGGGGCGGCATCGGAGAAGGTGTAGCCAGCAACGGAGAACCCGTCATAATTAGGGGCAGTACCCGCTTGGAAGGAGCTTCCTACGGAGCCTGAGTTTATAAGAACGACCTTATCAATTTTGCCGTTACCGTTGGTATCCAACGTTAAAATGGCACTGAAAGGTTGTCCTGTCTGGGCAAAAGCGGTGCTAAGACCCAGTAAACCCACTGCTACGACTGCCAGTACTTTCGAGAAGGTTTTTTTCATCATCATACCTCTTCAGATTACTGTTAGTTTAGAGTGATTGTTAAGGATTAGGTTATTGGTATTGTTAAGGGTCATTATTAAAGGTGATGCGTAGGTACCGAGGTGCTTAAACAAGAAAAGGGCATACATTTCCCCTGCCTCATTGGGCACATCGAACCCAATACATCACCGAGATATTACGTCAAGTCTAGGCAAAATGCAAATGAGGAATGCACCTCATGACACAAATTCGCAAGAAGTACGCAACGCACCCGTTAGTTTGTACAATTGTTGAAGGTCTTTTTTCCGTCTTTGTCGTAGTTCACGCTGCATATCAGTTTCCCTTGGCCATCATATTTGAATTCTGCAAGGACTTTACCGTCGGGGTAATATTTGGTCGTGGTACCTACTTCAATGCCGTTTTTATAGGTGCGTTTTAGCCGGAGAAACTCTTTACTATTTTCGGTAAAATAGACTTTGTATTCACCTTCAAATTTTCCATTTTTCATTTTGGCATCCATCCGCTGGGTCACATCTTGGGGAATGGCGCCTTTGATTTCGCCGGTATAGGGTTTTCCGGTTTCGGCATCCATGTAGGTATCGTTTTTGAGCATCAGGTCTTTCCCTTCCTCTAAAAAGATTCCTGCCTTAGGATTCCGTCCTTCATACTTTTTGACGGGATCGTCTTGGCAGGCTGGGAGTGCAAGCAGCACAAGTAGAGAAAACAAATACTTAATTTGGTTCATTATCATTTTGCTTTCGAGAGAACGTCTTTAAAAACTTAAAAAGATACTGTTGAACCGTGCATGTTTGTACGATCGCGGGCACGTTTTCCCCAAATATCCTATTTCTAAAGGGCTAATTCAACCTTGGATCATCCGGAAAGTTAGCCAAAAGACCGAAAGGCCCTCCCATTTGCCGCAAAACTTGTCGCCAGGCCTGCGTACCTACACCTGCAAAGACCCAATCCGGTTTAACTGTGGTTAGAAACCAATCCTTTTGCTGGATTTCGCGTTCCAATTGTCCGGCGCTCCATCCAGAATACCCAAGAAAAAAGACCATTTTTTCGGGCCGGAGTATCCCAAGCGCCAGTCGTTTTTCCAATTCTTCAAAATCTGCTCCCCAATAGAGGCCATCGGCAATCCATTGCGACTCTGGTAAATCATCATATGCATGAAGCACATGTAGGGTCTGAGGCTCGCACGGCCCACCCAACCGGAGCGGTGCATCAAAGCTACTGTTATAGTCCAGCACTTCCGAGACCATATGAGGCAAGGTGTCATTCAATACCAAACCAAAAGTACCTTCTTCGTTATGGTCGCAGATGAGCACAATCGAACGCCGGAAGTTGGGATCTGCCATCATTGGTTCCGAGATGAGCAAGGTTCCAATGGTTGGTTTAGGGGCTTTTTTCTTTTTTTCGGGCATGACCAATCAGGGTTTGTCGTAGAAAATACGTTGCTCTTGGGCAAGATTCAATCAAATCATGGCCTTTTCCGTGGACAAAATCGGGTTATCAAGAAAGACCCGCCTCGTGCCATTACGCAGGTGTTTGTGGTTTTAGTTTTCCTTCGAGGTATTCATCCGAGAAATCAATCCGAAATGCCGTCCAAAGTGGCAAGTGGTCGGACATTTGGTAAGTACGCCATTTTTTATAATAGACCAATCTCCTTTTATCGTCTTCTTCAGTTGGTTCTGGATCTTCGTTGGGTGTTGATAAGTCAGGTTTGTTTTTCTTAGAGCGGTATGCGGCAATTTCGGCTGCATAAATGGGTTCATCCTCTTCACGAAACACATGCTCGAAGTAGTCGAAGGTACCACCTGTAATAAATTCTAAAGAGTCTTCCAATTGTCTAAACAAAATTTGGTCGTATTGTTTGTCTCGTGTCACATTGGTATAGACCTCCTTCAAATGTTCGGGGACAATAAACCCTGCGTCTTCGAGGGGTTTATAGGTTGCATCTCCATGTTTGCCAATGTTAAAGTCGCCCAAGAGAATCAGTTTTCTGGCCCAAGCGGTTTTGTCTTCGGTTCTTTTTTTTAGGAATTGGGCCAGTCGTGTAATTTCTTCGATGCGTTCTGGTGGTGGTTTGCTTCCTTGGGCTTTGCCCCACAAGATATGGACGGAGCAAATCATAAACTTCGCCCATCCGGCCCGGAAGCCGCAGATAAGGGGCGTCCGCCAAAATTGCGGGATTGGCCTATTGTCTTCTGATGGGATTACCAATTCTCCGGCCAAGCCACCAAAGACCACTTTTCGCTTATCAAACACAAATGCAATGCACTCGCCATTGCCTTGTGTACCCTCGGTGGCATCAGTAAAAATGTAATCCCAGTCGCTTCCCAGAATCCGCATCACCTCATTAAGTGCCGTCAAATCTTTATAGACTTCCTGAATGGCCACCAAATCGAA
Above is a genomic segment from Bacteroidetes Order II. bacterium containing:
- a CDS encoding endonuclease/exonuclease/phosphatase family protein; its protein translation is MPFYQTLHPERDQTDKRIVENLIRLRGALRRSDIPGRSLNDTLLVATWNLRDFDKPSFGFRSKEAFYYIAEIIARFDLVAIQEVYKDLTALNEVMRILGSDWDYIFTDATEGTQGNGECIAFVFDKRKVVFGGLAGELVIPSEDNRPIPQFWRTPLICGFRAGWAKFMICSVHILWGKAQGSKPPPERIEEITRLAQFLKKRTEDKTAWARKLILLGDFNIGKHGDATYKPLEDAGFIVPEHLKEVYTNVTRDKQYDQILFRQLEDSLEFITGGTFDYFEHVFREEDEPIYAAEIAAYRSKKNKPDLSTPNEDPEPTEEDDKRRLVYYKKWRTYQMSDHLPLWTAFRIDFSDEYLEGKLKPQTPA
- a CDS encoding YqgE/AlgH family protein; amino-acid sequence: MPEKKKKAPKPTIGTLLISEPMMADPNFRRSIVLICDHNEEGTFGLVLNDTLPHMVSEVLDYNSSFDAPLRLGGPCEPQTLHVLHAYDDLPESQWIADGLYWGADFEELEKRLALGILRPEKMVFFLGYSGWSAGQLEREIQQKDWFLTTVKPDWVFAGVGTQAWRQVLRQMGGPFGLLANFPDDPRLN
- a CDS encoding T9SS type A sorting domain-containing protein — protein: MMMKKTFSKVLAVVAVGLLGLSTAFAQTGQPFSAILTLDTNGNGKIDKVVLINSGSVGSSFQAGTAPNYDGFSVAGYTFSDAAPTFGDFEGDVATMPYADALRSAGVTGLSIAGAGYQDVFLSVTEKASFDGDAKPQVTYNANTGQLAMIGGGTKVGQIETFTLEEQDGVFVSFASACTGDADADGRIDQVKIKLNGPIATTGFAGSAFADMTAAPAPAHSVTGGGIANDAGVGVITLNINEAYPQAWTGEALTMVYTAGNITDQGGLRLLNNFRAPLSTATNFAVADCVAPFVTSAETNDTNVAGGTAGVTHIAGSPNMQGNGKIDTYTVTYSEVVTLPALADFKAATSISDAFYGAYTVASFGASTLESGPHANLANRYTKSVLNLTEKSTPDTDSTPSFTYTNQATASKRIVDAVSLELAKGGNTEASSTASSVTFPGDDDAPPAIVDICALDTNKDGYIDALEFLYSEKLGNNLGLYLNAKASAAAARTDEATKGNAKWSQNNFLVRTNDGTNPIAIDHAYTQARPDDRTIRVFLTGFDKSVLTDVAGTNLGYTKADATGEAATYHTDYMPQSRYLADGNSEDIGDRDPVQTNQAVPDGFPAPGRELWLRNATDKAAPVAMYAGTVDQNANGKLDGYYIIFSEPVDGATVGAQGTVTPAFSVDGYGTVSVNVDHPKDANDNDNVVFVSFAEGSNYDTGAIPAINSGSSINLDLLLTMVDSPDLPQRGGQVRVKYDGSAPMTIEGTFSNLATSFTKLMLEDAANAANNKDITSAVTGVAAVNGRGGSIFATVPVDAALKTALQNGTVSLKVYGTGTPAPVELSVALTGTNIKDFAGNAMVSVSDAMNNTLNHKSGTPAVLDRLFDDAEPVLVRAVGQVGFKRIRVTFSETVKEVGAAEGNFTYTNDGTPPGTPTPTHASAYGGGAITFTAGSTSFTIENATNNNLIKYDVLGDVLGIVRANITVNNNYVSDMAGTTAVSGRSATVTIANTLNIPNLPTDRYGATPTVAKASGVAVVTAMQITGAGQGGNPIWGTAASSNDRKGNITNGVDISINDPDAPKVVASWTLDRNSDGKVDLILVKLDEEIDDNTVDASKFTVAGYTVNSFIKPATAGGANDPRTYYWSNGAENTATTMNQVDQLQDEWIALNVEKTGGAAEGDTDAKPQVTNAAGAVSDFNSNQIAANSTGVASMDYAGPAIVSANIIGPNTFVVNFSENVSGIDNGDILFDMNNTNSLPAPANIIAVNVTARAVTYTTYPINLFMLAPSNNLKVSLSSINKIKDLNGTARFNLQNGAGAAPTATLNGPNAGKVQAGDLVRTVSPITACGATGPALVAGTNGAVVSGEICRSTNDPFHPSYQFGATKVARYEIYMTKGGVTTLVAQFAPPSTGSNSTTGTDKFAVTFAVAPTSGTVTFGVAVVGENMTKDDGVREAGNNYTLATGAASNMVAWGTVNMTDDVPPANVGKDLSIVDGDAGKQLVASFTSSDHGRFETYGPAFGTSVGNTVTVYKVTEYKVYDAAGTLVATVPVTQAIVKDGKVSITFEAPAFGDGNYTVKASDGINVSEASNAAAGLAIGGTVPGDANGDGKVNVQDLAVFAQTYGATAGAGNYTKSFDFDNNGSIGLADYARFAKLFGTGAALGKTEQLPATSAKLSVEVKGNLAYVRANGLANVQGFQFDIAVDGGEVVKVQDGAAFKGNSLSVASGNTYAVASTAGAVENGVIAVIELSAKAKSVKLSDIIVVEARAAKGADEVTGVGIPSEFALDQNYPNPFNPTTAIRFSLPENANVKLQIFDMTGRLVKTMVAGQVEAGVHTMTWNATDNAGAPVASGVYLYRIQAGNFVKVNKMTLLK